One part of the Streptococcus sp. oral taxon 431 genome encodes these proteins:
- the metF gene encoding methylenetetrahydrofolate reductase [NAD(P)H]: protein MSRQTPSLSFEVFPPNPAVGNDKIIAALKDMQDLAPHFISVTASNNKFNIKETTVRLADYIQNDLEIPTIAHLPAIYLTKDKVAETIADLDKVGVQKILALRGDLIPDVEPQKDFRYATDLIEFIKEQAPHFEIIGACYPEGHPDSQNQISDIQNLKKKVDAGCSSLVTQLFFDNERFYDFQDKCTLAGIDVPIHAGIMPILNRNQALRLLKTCENIHLPRKFKAILDKYENDPESLRAAGLAYAVDQIVDLVTQDVAGVHLYTMNNADTAQYIHQATHALFNHQSLG from the coding sequence ATGTCACGTCAAACACCGTCCCTCTCCTTTGAAGTTTTCCCTCCAAACCCAGCAGTAGGCAATGACAAAATTATTGCAGCCCTGAAAGATATGCAGGACTTGGCCCCACACTTTATCAGTGTGACTGCCAGCAATAATAAATTTAATATCAAAGAGACGACGGTTCGTTTGGCAGACTATATCCAAAATGACTTGGAGATTCCGACCATTGCTCACTTGCCAGCTATCTATCTGACTAAGGATAAGGTGGCTGAGACCATTGCAGATTTGGATAAGGTTGGGGTACAGAAAATCTTGGCTCTTCGTGGCGATCTCATTCCAGATGTTGAACCACAAAAGGACTTCCGTTATGCGACAGATCTGATTGAATTCATCAAGGAGCAGGCGCCACACTTTGAAATTATTGGCGCTTGTTATCCTGAGGGGCATCCTGATTCGCAAAACCAAATCTCAGATATCCAAAATCTTAAGAAAAAAGTGGATGCAGGATGCTCTAGTCTAGTAACGCAACTCTTCTTTGACAATGAGCGTTTCTATGATTTTCAAGACAAGTGTACCTTGGCTGGTATTGATGTACCGATTCATGCAGGTATTATGCCAATCCTGAATCGTAACCAAGCGCTTCGTCTCTTGAAGACTTGTGAGAATATCCATCTCCCACGTAAGTTTAAAGCTATCTTAGACAAGTATGAGAATGACCCTGAGTCACTCAGAGCAGCAGGACTTGCCTATGCCGTGGATCAAATCGTGGACTTGGTAACGCAAGACGTAGCAGGAGTGCATCTCTACACCATGAACAATGCAGATACTGCTCAGTACATTCATCAAGCAACTCATGCTTTGTTTAATCACCAATCTTTAGGATAA
- the metE gene encoding 5-methyltetrahydropteroyltriglutamate--homocysteine S-methyltransferase, with protein sequence MSTTIIGFPRLGEFRELKFTTEKYFRKEISEEELLAAAKELRAKHWNIVKEKGITEIPSNDFSHYDNFLDAAFLFNVVPASVQNLELSDLERYFALGRGYQGEKGDVRALPMKKWFNTNYHYIVPKFEKDTQVKLAGHKIFDEFQEAKELGLNTRPVLVGPFTFLQLSDFEEGVKAEDFVDSLVAAYQDVFAKLAELGATRIQLDEAALVKDLTAEEKALFLNLYNKLLADKKGLEVLLQTYFGDVRDVYADLVKLPVDAIGLDFVEGKKTLELVKGGFPADKTLYAGIVNGKNIWRNNYEKSLAVLEQIPAENIVLTSSCSLLHVPFTTANEEFEPAILNHFAFAVEKLDEIRDLDAIRNGQGAEALAANKELFATERVGENAELRARIAGLTDADYTRLPAFAEREAIQEEAFKLPALPTTTIGSFPQTKEVRAKRLAFRKGELSQEEYDAFLAETIDEWIKWQEEVGFDVLVHGEFERNDMVEYFGQNLSGYLFSKNGWVQSYGMRGVKPPIIWGDVTRLNPITVKWSSYAQSRTDKPVKGMLTGPVTILNWSFPREDISIKDSTLQIALAIKDEVLDLEAAGVKIIQIDEAALREKLPLRRSDWYEDYLDWAIPAFRLVHSTVAPDTQIHTHMCYSEFTDIIPAIDNLDADVISFEASRSNLEILDELKAKNFQTEVGPGVYDIHSPRVPNEGEIDHTIEAILAKVPSRKVWINPDCGLKTRGIPETKESLIRLVEAAKAAREKL encoded by the coding sequence GGCTGCGGCTAAAGAATTGCGTGCAAAACACTGGAACATCGTCAAAGAAAAAGGCATCACTGAAATCCCATCAAATGACTTTTCTCACTATGACAACTTCCTTGATGCTGCCTTCCTTTTCAACGTAGTTCCTGCATCAGTACAAAACTTAGAATTATCTGATCTTGAACGCTACTTTGCTTTGGGACGTGGTTACCAAGGAGAAAAAGGGGATGTTCGTGCCCTTCCGATGAAAAAATGGTTCAATACTAACTACCACTATATCGTTCCTAAATTTGAAAAAGACACTCAAGTAAAATTGGCAGGTCATAAGATCTTTGATGAGTTCCAAGAAGCCAAAGAACTTGGTCTTAATACTCGTCCAGTCCTTGTAGGACCATTCACTTTCCTTCAATTGTCAGACTTTGAAGAAGGCGTAAAAGCAGAAGATTTCGTAGATAGCTTAGTAGCTGCCTATCAAGACGTTTTTGCCAAATTGGCTGAACTAGGTGCAACTCGTATCCAATTGGACGAAGCTGCTCTTGTAAAAGACTTGACTGCTGAAGAAAAAGCGCTCTTCTTGAACCTCTACAACAAGCTTTTGGCTGATAAAAAAGGTCTTGAAGTCTTGCTTCAAACTTACTTCGGAGACGTTCGTGACGTTTACGCTGACCTTGTGAAATTGCCAGTAGATGCCATCGGTCTTGACTTCGTTGAAGGTAAGAAAACTCTTGAACTCGTTAAAGGTGGCTTCCCAGCTGACAAGACTCTCTATGCAGGTATTGTCAATGGTAAGAACATCTGGCGCAACAACTACGAAAAGAGCTTGGCTGTTCTTGAGCAAATCCCAGCTGAAAATATCGTATTGACTAGCTCATGCTCACTTCTTCATGTGCCATTTACAACTGCTAATGAAGAATTTGAACCAGCAATCTTGAACCACTTTGCATTTGCAGTTGAAAAATTGGATGAGATCCGTGACTTGGATGCTATCCGCAACGGTCAAGGTGCAGAAGCACTTGCAGCTAACAAAGAACTCTTTGCGACTGAACGTGTTGGTGAAAATGCGGAACTTCGTGCTCGTATTGCAGGATTGACTGACGCAGACTACACTCGTTTGCCAGCCTTTGCTGAACGTGAAGCTATCCAAGAAGAAGCCTTCAAACTTCCAGCTCTTCCAACAACAACCATCGGTTCATTCCCTCAAACAAAAGAAGTTCGTGCTAAACGTTTGGCCTTCCGTAAGGGTGAATTATCACAAGAAGAATACGATGCCTTCCTTGCTGAAACCATCGACGAATGGATTAAATGGCAAGAAGAAGTTGGGTTTGACGTGCTTGTACACGGTGAATTCGAGCGTAACGACATGGTTGAGTACTTCGGTCAAAACTTGTCAGGTTACCTCTTCTCTAAAAACGGTTGGGTACAATCATACGGTATGCGTGGGGTTAAACCACCAATCATCTGGGGTGATGTCACTCGTCTCAACCCAATCACTGTGAAATGGTCTAGCTACGCACAAAGCCGTACTGACAAACCTGTTAAAGGTATGTTGACTGGACCTGTTACTATCCTTAACTGGTCATTCCCACGTGAAGACATCTCTATCAAGGATTCTACTCTTCAAATCGCTCTTGCAATCAAGGATGAAGTTCTTGACCTTGAAGCTGCAGGCGTGAAAATCATCCAAATCGACGAGGCTGCTCTTCGTGAGAAATTGCCACTCCGTCGTAGCGACTGGTACGAAGACTACCTTGACTGGGCTATTCCAGCCTTCCGCTTGGTACACTCAACAGTAGCACCAGACACACAAATCCACACTCACATGTGTTACTCAGAATTTACAGATATCATCCCAGCTATCGACAACTTGGATGCCGACGTTATCTCATTTGAAGCAAGCCGTTCAAACCTTGAAATCTTGGACGAACTCAAAGCGAAAAACTTCCAAACAGAAGTTGGACCTGGGGTTTACGATATCCACTCACCTCGTGTGCCTAACGAAGGCGAAATCGACCACACAATCGAAGCAATCCTTGCTAAAGTGCCAAGCAGAAAAGTTTGGATCAACCCTGACTGTGGTTTGAAAACACGTGGTATTCCAGAAACGAAAGAAAGCTTGATCCGCCTTGTAGAAGCTGCCAAAGCTGCGCGTGAGAAATTGTAA